GCCAGTTCTGCCTCCCAGGATTAAGAAGCCATTGGGTCATCTTCATTTTAGCAAAGATGTGAGTGGCAAATCTGCCTGCTGAGCGTGGTTCAGCTGAAACCTTGTTCCTAAAGGCTTCTGGAAGGCTTTGCAATAGGGGAGAACTTTTGCCTGATATGGGATTTGCTTGTGGTGGGCCTGGGGGCATCAGCTGCAGGGAGGGTGCTGTGATCCACCGGGCAAGCAGGGCTCAGCCTCCTGTTCCCatagctgagctgagctgatgCTGGCTTACCATTATGAGAGGGGATGTAATGATTACCGGGACCGTTTGCAACCCGAGCTAAGGATGTTTTTAGTAATGGGAAAAGAGCCAAATAtcttataaaagaaatattccaGCTTGAAGAATTTATTACCACTTCCCAGTAACGTGGGCTGAACTATTAAATAACCTTGTGCAATTTCCTGGACAGATACATATTAATGGGAGTGTTGTGCATAGATCAAGGGTGAAATAGTGTTCACCAAGCCCAGACCCGTGGGCAAAGCCCTTTGGCCCAATGCTTACTCAGCAAAGGGCAGAAGATGCTGTGGGGACTGCAGCAGTTCACAGCATTGCATGCCATGAGGCCTCTGGATGATGGGTCGATATCATCAGTCCAGGGAGTGCTGCAATTATTGAGCCAACTTTTCTTTCTAGCTATGAATGCAATATTGTTGGTCAGTGTGGCAGGTACTCAGTTTCTATGCCatcctttttctcttgttgGCATGGTAAaatggttgtttctttttagatagatggagaaaggaaagtgGATTAAGAGCAAGGCTGAGAATCGGTGGGGCTTTTGGGAAGCCTGAATTGTCCCTTATTATCCAAAAGTGAAGCTGATTTGTTATTCTGTGAGCTGTGCTCTAACTCGTAACCAACCTTTTGGGGCTGCCATTCTGGAGATGTCTCTGCTGAATGGTCCATACAAGCCTTGGCCACTTCTGCTCCTCAGCCAAAGCTGGCACTCAGCTCTTGCCTATGGGGTCAGAGTGGTACTTCTTGCCCATGGTCCTTCTCATCCATGATCCCTCATCAAAACACACCTTAGAAATACAGTGTGGATGTGCAGCACTGAACACCATATATTCCAGGAGGCAGCGAGGAACAGCTTGGGTCCAGATTGCTGAACCAGggcagaaggaaaggggaaCCTCCACAAAGCTATCTGTATGTAGTATCACCTTAGGGCTTGTGGCTCTGTGTGGAATCACACAGAGCAGGTTGGTGACATCAGATAGTTAAAAATTCTTCAAGTCTTAAGTGAAGTCTTAAAGCATTGATGGATGATTTCATTTCTGGGAGATAACTAGACAAAATAGCCCGACAGGTGGAGATGCTGATGTAGTAGCAGCCATAATAGTGCATGATGCTGCCTCTGAAAACCCACTCATCCTTTCCTATCGGGGGAAATTGCTGTGATTCTGTTCCATTGCGGAGGCAGTGGGAGGAAGGAGACAGATTCATCCTTCCCTCTGATCACAAAGAAAGGCCAAGCCATGCCCTGCCATCATCCTGAAGCCACAAGGGCTGGGAAAGCAGCCGCCTCCTGACCAAGCTGCCCTCAGTAACATGGCCACATCCTCAGCTCCAGCTTCACAGAGGCAGCAGACACTGAGGTCAGTGCCCATTGCTCTCACTCTTGGACAACTGTAGTGAGAGGCAGAAGTCCGTAGACAACATCCAGAATGTTAGAATATTGCATGGATATGTAGGTATTCCTCCAATTTCAGGGCAGTGAAGTTCCCCTTCAGATTTCCCTATGAATGTGTGTCCTGACATCAATCCCACTAGGACAGTGTCTTTCCCATTAAGCACATACCCTGCTACCTCCAAGCCCCCAGCTCAGAGTCCTGGACCTGGCAGAACACCTGTTATGGTGAATAAATCTTTCCAGTGTATTTCAACGAGTACTTTCACTCACTGTGTTTTTGGCTCTTCCTGTAATCAACTCAAGAGCTTCAGACCCACTTGGCATTCCCAGTTTAGGTCTGACGGTTTGACTGGATGATcctttaggtcttttccaaccttggtgattctatgattctatgaccctgTATGTTTTGAGCTGCCTCCCTTCAGCcctcctgtttccttttcaggGCCCACATTGCACACATGCACTGGGAAGGTTGCGATGCTTGAGGCAATCAACCACTTCACAGAGTTCTCTGTGTGTGCCCAGCAAACCTTCCCCTGCACAGATTGCTCCACTTCCACATTTTCCATTCAGCACggagcagttttatttttaccaaCACAACGCACATACTTCAGAGGCACATTTGAAGTGCAAAGCCCACGTTCTGTGCTTAGACAGCCAGCAAACTGTTACTGAAAAACACTCTGATCAGTGGAGGGCTTACGTAAAATCAGAGTGTATAGTCTGACCTGTTCCCAAATGGCTTAGGAAATAGTTCCGGGGAGGACAGATGTGATTCCCTCTAAATGAGCTATTTTCTCTAATGGAGCTCACACGCCAGTCCCCTCAATTACATTTCtccactgaaagcagcagcaatccCATACACACCTCTACTGTGGATTGCTCAGCTTCAGCCCATGGTGATGTGTGGCAGAACCTCttcctgctcagcactggggcCCAGGGCACTGCAGGATGGGTCTACAATGCAGCAGATCAAAAAGCAGCACGCTGCTAAATGCATGGCATTGCTCAGCTGATCGTAGGTGCAAGGAGGAAGAATGATGATAGCTGGAATTATTACAGGCAGTTTGATCTTTTCATGTTTAATAcagctggttttttttcttttcctttctcctccaaaGGCCGGCTGAGCATTTTATATGAGTGCTCCCTCAGCACCGTTCCCATTGTACCAGCTGGAAACCAATGGCCAGAGCCACACTTGAGCAGAGTACAGCAGCCCATGAGAGAGCAGATCCAAACCTCCTGGCAAATGCAAATCCCCTTCTCTAAACATCTCCCTTCAGTTGCTATGCAGCgttttctctcttttacttcttttttattttttcccctgtaaaaaTAACCCAtcacaaacaaaagagaagaaggaaaccGCGTGCTCTAACATATTTACATCCACACTGCATTGGCATtagtacaaaaataaagatttttattctattttattcacTAGCTTACAAAAATATAAAGTCTATGGCATCCCCTCCCAGGTCTTGGCGGCAGCTCTATTTGACTCTGGGTGACAGCGCCTGCTTGAAGCGTCTCTTCAGGTCCTGCATGTTGGGGGAGCGCGGCCGTGGGATGCCGCTCGGTCGGCGGCGCTCGGCGTGCTGCAGTTTGCTGACCTCCCGGCACAGGTATTGGAACACTTCGCAGACGCCCTGCGAGCTCTCACTGGTAGAGATCTCCAAGAAGAGGCTGCCCAGTTCGTTGGCCAACTGCAGCCCCTCTTTGGCCTGCACCTGTCTGGCGTGGAGGAGGTCTGCTTTGTTCCCCACCACGACGATGGGGATCCGGGCGTCGGGGTGGAGCTGACGGATGTGCTGGTGGAGGGGACGGACCGCCTGGTAGCTGCCGGGGTCTGTGATGGAGTAGACCACGAGGAAGCCCTCTGCCCACTTCATGCACCTCGACAGCGCGTCCGGTGCCTGCACGCAGTCCTCCTGCACCTGTAAAGGGACACAGCCGGGGCTTGGCATGGGACTTGCGTGGGGCTGGGAGCACCCggcccagcacagagccccgCTAAAGGGGTTGAGCTGCGTCCTGGGGGACTCGgctcagctgtttcctttttagGCAACAGAGGCTTATGAACCCAGCTCTTGAGTGGCAGAGAATGGATCGAGGTTGAGCAAAGTACAGCGTGGGGCATCCcttgagcacagtgaggctcagtggaaagcaggaaaaagggTTGAGAGCTAAATGTGCCCAAAACATGGCTTTGCAACCCTGTACAATTCAAGCTGTACAACCCGGCCAGTGGGGACGATCACTGGGAGCCTTTGTGACCCCACCCCAAAGATTTTCGACCCCTCGCTCCCCACTCCTCGCGGTTCTGGGCCGGAGCCGCCCGTACCTGGAGACAACCCGGCGTGTCCTGGATGTGCACAGCCACCTGCTCCCCGTCCAGCCGCACCAGGCGAGAGTACAGGCTGCCCGTGTTGGGCTCGTAGTCCCCGATGAAACGCTTGGTCAGGAACCGCACGATCAGCGCTGAAACAGAGCGGCCGCGTTAGGACGGAGgggcagggaggcagcagggcGGACGGAGGGACGGACAGCCCGCACTCACCGCTCTTGCCGACGCCGCGggcccccagcactgccagccgCAGCTCGGAGCCGGGCGGCCCCGGGGAGCACTCGGCGATGGGCGCCAGCAGGAAGGGCTGGGACATCCCCGGCAGGCGCATGGGGCCCGGCTCAGCCCGGCTCGGCTCGGTAGCGCCCGGCTCGGCCCCCGCCGCCCGCTTTTAAAGGCTCCGCCGGCAccgccccgcagccgccccCGGCAGCACCGCGCCGCCCACCGCCTCCCGCAGCACCCGGCGCTGAGCGCTGCCGGCACATCCCGGTGGGTGCGGAGCCCAAGGATGCTGGAGAAGCCTGGGCGGCGATGTGGCCCGCAGGGGAGGGGCGGCTTTGGGGTCTGGAGGGGTTTGCAAGGTGTGGATCCAGCCCAAAACGCACCAACggggtcacagaatcatagtatcttgaattggaagggattCACAAGGATCGAGTTCAGCTCCTGGTTCCCGCAGGTCATGCATTATgtgtcagctctgcagctgggctCGAGTCATTGGACAAGGGAAATGTTAGTCTTTTAGCTCAGTTGTGCATCTGGATGCAGCCCCCTGGGGTCAAAATCCCAAAGcctgaagtcacagaatcacagaattgtaggggttggaagggacctctagagatcattgagtccagcccccaAGTCCCAGCTCGCTGATCAGAAACCAGCTTCAACCACTGCACTTGTCCCTGGGGTTTGAATTAAgccctttgcttttctgaagggaaataGTTCCCAAGGAAAGTTGATCCCCCCCAGGCCCGAGCTCACACCCCAACAGCTAAAGCAGCCTCGAATCCAACAGCCCAAGTCCCTATGTAAACCACTGCCTTGGGATCCCCAACACCATCCCCACAACAATGCTTTGCTAGCATAGCAGTCTTGACGAGTTGAATAGTTCACTCAAGggatgctttatttttactgttagaGAGAACACAAGCCAGCAGGATACAGCAGAGGATGGCACTCTCCATCACATGCCAGTCACACGAACAGGCCACCCCAAAGCCACATTCTACCCCACTTAAATTCTCCCTTTGAGGCTCAGAAACTCTGTTAAAATGCCACTGTTCTGTTCTGAAAGGCTGTGTGTGATTCCCAGCAGTTAACACCATAAATTAAAGCAGTGTCTGTGCAAGTTTGTTATTGTTTATATTGCTCCAGTGTCCAAGAACCCCTGCAGGACCATCAAGGCCATTTTTAGCCACAGAAACTGATTGCTTCTGAAATCTCTCCATCAACACTCCCCATCGTGCAGTTTCCCTTTCATAAACAAGGTTTCTCCTCTATCACTAAAAGCTTTTGGTTTCCAGCGGTTCAGGCTATTGTCATCTGCTCCCATTGTCATGCACAACCACTTCTCTTTGGCCTTGTGCAAACACAgactatttttaaacatttctttataaGAGAGCTATCAGGGTACATCCAGCGTGCCCTTGAAAGAACAGCATTAAAACGAGTCTATTCCAAGCAGATGATTGCCGGGCGCTGAGCTGCGAGAGCAGCAGCACTAAACATCATCCCCAAAACTTGAGCTCCTCTTgctcctgggcagctgcagagctcatgGTGTCCTGCCTGATGCTGCACCCTGAAGGTCAAAGGGTGAGTCACACACTGATGTGACTGCACAAACCAAGACAGCACACACCATGAAGCAACTCCTCGCCATGGCCAAAGCCATATGGGATCAGGttgctcacacagcagctcagatcAGTAATGCCTGCAGATCTATTGACACATGGGCTTCAAAGCCATCCCAAGGAGTCTCAATTCTCAGCTGCAAGCCCTACTTGGCAGCACCAGTTTATACTTTAACCTGCTCCACACAGATGTCTAAAACGTACCACTTTCAATCCATCCTCCTCTGGAAGAACAGGAACAAGCATCTGATTTcttcagagagaaggaaaggctCCTTGAGAGAAGGAGAGAACGTCTTAAATCCAAGTGGATGAGTCATACAAATACTTTTGTTTGGGACCTCGACTGTCTCCCATACCACCAACCCTACAGTCTCTGTAAGGTCTTTTCATATTAAGACCACTCAGTCCAAGTTGCATTCCCACCTCAAGGTCCAATGACTTCTGGCCTTAAGCACCTTCAGGGAAAGAAACCAAGGGCTTCACCCAAAGCTTGGCAGTCTGCAGGCTCCTGAGGTGTATGGATGGGAACCACCCCCCTGGACAGGGCTTGAGCCAGGACAGTTATGACTACATGAAACCTACAAGCTGCAACTTGAGCCTTAAAACAGACACATTCTCTGCCAGCTGTGGCCATTCCAACACAGCACCATGCAGGACACCATCCTTCAGATTATGATGCCATGCTATGTCTGCATTTTCCTCGCTCCCCAGGCACAGATTCTCCTCCTCAGCCCTTTCTGCCCTTTCACGGAATCCCTCCCACTCACACACGACATTACCGTGCACTAACACAGCATACGCAGCCCACAGGAAAGCTCTGATCTTGGCCTGAGTGATGCACTAAAAGACTAAGGTGACAGCTCACGTTTTCCTGCCTCTCTTTTGGGTATCCAACAGAAGGGaaccagctgcagcagttcaTTAAGAACTGGGACACCTCACCTCTCCATTAGGCTGCCTGGAATACGCAGTGTCACATTGAAGTGTAACAGCTTGTGCTGACCACGAGCACTCCACTCTCCACATGTCAAACCAGGGTAATGTGACCACCAGCTCCACAATGGCAAGTCTGAATTGCCTGCAAAACTGAAATCACACAATTATCAAAGAAATctacagctttgctttcttctccagAAAGTTCTCCAAAATCATTGTGGAATAGAACATTCACTGCAGTCTGTTATGATAAGCTATAGCTGTGTGATAAGCTGTAGCTGGCACATGCTCTCACATATGGCCTCTGCATCCTGTTGACTCCTATTCCTTCAAGCCGCtgaataaaaattcagaagttTAATACCACCCAACACTTTGGGTTGATAATGTTCCCATCAGGATGCTACAGCAAATCCACTCCAGCCCTGGCAGTAAAGTATAAAACAACTTGCACAAGCACGAATCGGGAGGAAAACAGATGGATATATCATCCCCAAGGAGCATTTCCATTAATGCATCCTATTTAACTCTTATACAGACACAAAGCCTAATGGAAAATGCCCATCTTATAAGTCGAGCATTTCTTTTAGATTGCTGTGGAAGCTGCCAAGCCAAATAAGCTGATAACGGACTACAGTTTAATATATACATCCAACTGCTCCAAGACAAATGTGTTTGTGCCTAAAAGCCGAGTGCATAAAGCAGCAAGAGTTGGGAAGTCTTGCCTGCTTCCCCAATTTTTCCTTGGTATTAAACTGAGGCCCTTCAGCCAAAAGCTTCTGTTGATGATACCAGCAATCCACTATGTTTTaccatgaaaaaaattaaaccctGAAGAGACATCGCACAGTTCTTGCTATTTGCTCTCAGTTCGCCGGTGAAATTATTCCATGTCCTCTCATATTACCTCACCAGGTAATCAAAGGAGGATGATCATCATTGAGCAATAGCAAATGTCAGCATCCCCAAGGTTCACGGTCTACATATAAATGACTAAACTGATGAGCAAAAGGCACCAATGTTTTTAACATCCAAGTGCTATGTAATGCAGGCTGAAGAAATAAGCTCAGAATAAGTTTTCTAagaatctgtttaaaaaaagaatcaaggaatcatagaattagccaggttggaaaagaccctgaagatcatcaagtccaaccgcagcctaaccagtaccctaactctaacaaccctacactaaatcatatccctgagcaccacatccaaacagctcttaaacacatccagggatggcgattcaaccacctccctgggcagcctattccagtacctaactaccctttctgtgaagaagttcttccaaatatccaacctaaacttgccccCTGAAAGACTTCAAAGGAATCACAATCACATACACTTGTCCAAAAACCGgagctttaatttatttttcagacgTGTATTACGCCATGAATTCATAGGGAATcggctccagcagctctggatCCTTCCCGTTAGTCCTCACGAAGTGTGCTTCTCTTGGCGGAGCAGGCtgtaaacagaaacagaaagaattcaGGGCACAAAAGCTCAAAAGAAACCTTACATTAAATTTAAGTCAACAAAATTTAATGTATTATCTTACAAACATCACAGCAATTTTATCATTTCTGGTCTCTCTAAAATCTGCTTAAAAGGTTAACTGCATAAAAAGGAATCTGCTCTAAGATTTGACTTACTGCTGAATGAGGACAAATACAATTCAGACTCTGTGGATTACTAATCCAAGTCAACAGAAAGTACCCTGTAGTTGCAGAAGCAACAGCTATTACCTTCTCTCTGAAGTCTATTCGTTCAGTTTTAACAGTTTCTGTTACAGCTAAATTCAACTAAACCAAAGACAACATCACTCCTAGAAATCGGccacagcttctgctgctgattAGCAACCCTCAAGTAGAGAGGCCTGAACAGGAAGCATCACCCTTTGCTCACAGCCAAGGGCATCATTTTCATCCAGGAACAGTGCAGTTCTGTTCTGCCAACAAGCCTATCAGACAGCTCAGATGGAGACACACTGCATGCTGTCACTCTACTCTAAAAGAAGAAGGAACCTCCTACAAAAGGAATAGAAACAAGTGAGGGTGGTTACAGACACTTCCAACACCATCTGCCATAGACCTGCATTTCAGCTCCATTAACactttttgttggtggtggttcATTTTTTAAGCAGACAAAAAGTTTTGTTTACGGCAcaatgctttgttgttttggaaGTGAacatttagaatcatagaattacccaggttggaaaagaccttgaagatcatcaagtccaaccacagcctaaccagtaccctaactctagcaaccctacactaaatcatatccctgagcaccacatccaaacggctcttaaacacaaccagggatgtcgattcaaccaccttcctgggcagcctattccagtgcttaacaaccctttctgtaaagaagttcttcctaatatccaacctaaactcgccctggcgcaacttgaggccatttcccctcatcctgtcacttgtcaccagtgagaagaattcagagaagaatttcagGCAATTGATTTGTTTCTAGGTGGTTTCCAGGTCTCATGCCTTGTTTTGCTTTCGTTCCTCTTTAGCCAATTGCATCAAAAATGTTATCAACTACATTAAATATATTACCTGGCGTTTCAGTTGAACccaaatgcctttttcttttgcttccttcttcttcttttcgTTCTCCTTCACACGCTGCAAAAAGCTGTCTCTGCTCTTGGAATGTTTAATGTGCTCAATACGCACATTAATTCTCTTGGCAAGAATCTTACCCCTGCAAAAAAAGTATCCGGTTTTAATTTAGTGCACTTGATAAACAGCAATTCCTAAGCTAGTTTTATGGCATTTATGTAAGTAATTCTATAAGCTCAACCACACATCATTATTTGTCAAATGGCAATACAGAATACACTGAAGCAGATGTAAACTGGATAGTATATATGCAAGTGAAATCTTACTGATATACAATAACATGCTGCTCACCATTTAGGATTAAGTTGCTGGAGAACAAGTAACCTTATGCTGATACTATGAGTTAACTATTACCACTGTGCTTCAGTCccaatggagagaaaaaaaaagtatctttttCTGATAAAACTGTGTGAAAATCAGATGAATacacaaagaatcacagaattgtaggggttggaagggacctctagagatcatcgggtccaacccccctgccaaagcaggttccctacaccaggtcacacaggtcggtgtccaggtgggtcttgaatatctccagagaaggagactccaccacctccctgggatAAGGCCACAAATACTATTTGCAACAGTCTTCAGCATAAATGCAAGTCAGGTGAAAATCCTCATTACGTCATTAAGCGCTGCTCAGAAGAATAAAGAACTGTTTCCTCTGACAGGATCCAAGACAAATGACAACCATTTGCTTGGGTTTTAAAAGGACGGATACTTTACCCACCTTGAATGACCAATCAAGACAAAAATGTGTCTAACTGGCAAAGTGAAAGGAGGGTGTCATTACACATCAACACTGCCCAGAACAAAACTTTTTGTACTAAGAATTTTTGTTACTTACTTAACCTTCTTGTTAACAATAACACCCACAGCGTGTTGAGTAACATTATACACCCTTCCAGTCTTGCCATGGTAACACTTGTGAGGCATACCTTGCTGAACTGTACCCATACCCTGTTAAAACAAGAATGAAGGCAGAGCTTTACAAGCTTTAGcttaaaaacattaaagcaatGTCAGGGGCTTTTCTTTCACaagctatttaaaacaaaaacatcaaattaTTCAAGAGTTACTTAAAAGCCTTCCTTTCTTGTTCATACCTTTGAATTTATAGCTACACATGTTACACCTATAAACTATTATATTCTGCTGTGATCATTCCAGTAGCTTTCAGTGCCGGTGAAATGATTTGATCACTTTGCTTTCAGCAAGCAATCAGAGGAGACAATCATCATCAAGCTCCAGAATGTCAAGAAGCAGTAATTTTGAATGGCATAGTTCTGCAAGAGTCAACCCCATAGATTACATGCCAACTTCTTTGTGGCTGTAATAATAACTTTGTGTTTCAAACTGAAACTAAAGGATTCAACAGAGCAGGAGCTCTCAGCAAAACACTTTACAACAAACTGCTGAAAGTATAGGGCATGTCATTAAAatcagctggaaaataaatactgcataAATTATGCAGGTTAATCTATGTCTCTTCTCAACAGCACATGAAAATCAGGAAAATTGATTAACTATGAGAATGACAGTTGTGCAAGCAATGCAACAACCCAAGTATCAGACATGCCATACTTCACTCACCTTTTTTCAGCTCAACTGATAGTTCATAGTCTAATATATATTACACATATAAAAACATGCGACACTGAAGCATTAATACGGCTCAATAGCATTGTTGCTCCAGTACTGTCTCAAAAGAGGGTACTTGCATTGAGACACGacacaaataacagaaagactgcctcaaaaaataaataacacctAGAAATGGGAAGTGATGACACTCATTATTTCTCATTACACTGCAACACAGAAAGTACCTTGATATCAACTATATCGCCTTTCTTGTAGATGCGCATGTAGGTAGCCAGAGGGACAACTCCTGTGGGGAGAAACAGATGTGGATACTATGAAGCTCACATTTCACAATCAAAAACAgtagaggaaaagagaaaacagatcaCAAACTCAAAATTAAAAGTCAAGAAGGTAAAACAGAAATCAGGCTTCTTTTAAGCCTTACCTCTTTTCTTACCTCTATTGTCTCTTCAtacatttcaaatggaaaaaaattattaagtCAAGCTGAATAAAAACTACAGCTTTACACCTATTTACTATATCACTGAAAATAGCTGCTATCACGACTCATTGCTAAGAAACAAGCTGCACATTTGAAGTAAGAATGAATTGTTAGGTGCTTTCTTCACCATCAAATTCATTTCCAAGTGATGACTGAACGACTGCTTGATCTCAAAACACTTAATACATACACTGTAAGAGCAGTTTACTTGCATATCTTTCTGTGGGCTTTGGTCTGAATGGGTATCTGAGATACCCTTTGTCGTAATGTGGCAGTTCTATGGGACTGCTGACACCCGACAGGTCAGTACCATTGCTCTCACTACATGTACTCACCATGTTTGCGAAAGGGCCTCGAGAACATATAACGAGTTcccctcctctttccctttgtgTTCGTCATTTTGGCGGATTACtgtaaaaatgaatacaaattaaTCAGGACGACTGGTTCATTCACTAAAAACACGACCAAACGTGCTTCTGCGTATCCAGCTTTAAGTGCTCTCATTTTGACTTGTGCCACTCGTCCCAGTATCATCTGAACTAGAAGGAAGCCTTAAAGGCCACGTGCTCCAACCCTCCTGCAGTGAGCACAACCACCTACAGCTCcttcaggtgctcagagccctgtccagcctgaccttgagtggCTCCATGGACAGgacacccaccacctctctgggtaaccccagtgcctcaccattacagaatcacagaatgacccgggttggaagggacctcaaggatcatgtagttccaacccccctgcctggcagggccaccaaacatacacatttactagatcaggttgcccagggccccgtccaacctggccttgaacacctccaaggacggggcatccacaacctccctgggcagcctgttccagggcctaaccactctcctagtgaataacttccccctaacatccaacctaaatcttccctcttttaacttaaaaccatttcctcgTTCTTACAATAAAGCCTTTTTCCTTAGCATCCAACCCAGTGCTCCcatattttagtttgaaaccgctttccctcttcctttcgCAACAGGCCCCGTTGAATAGAGGGCCTCACACCGAGCCCTGCAGGCCGCGGCCTCCCACACCCCCAGCGATCCCCACCGTAGGGCTTCGCCGTCCCCACACCGAGCCAACCAGCCACCCCACCGCCACCAcagcccctccatcccctctATCCGCTTTCCCGTCGCCTCCCCGGAGCCGCGCAGCCACCTGACCGCGGCCCCCACGCTTCAGCGCGGCTCTGCCCGCACTCACAAGATGGCGGCGCGGGCCGAAAGGAGGGAGGCGGGGCCGCAGCCGCCCTTAACAGCGGGGCCTCGGCGGGGCTGCCCGCTCCGCGCCCGACTGCAAGCTGAGGAGGGCTGCCCGCTGTTATCGCCTGTGCGGGGCGATAAGTGGGTGTTACTTAAAGCAATAGATTACAATAGATTTGATCCCCTTACTAACATCACAGTTATTATTCCGTAGCCGTCCTGCTGAACGCCCTTGCTGTTAATATTTACAGCGAGTTTCATACTCGTGGCCCGCAATGGGTGAGGTGCGCTGTCAGGTTTTGCCTGCAGGACTAGATGGAGGAGCGTGTTGTGACACAGCACGGCCCCGTCTGTGCAGCAGCCCTATTAAAATGTTGTAGTTGGACATACACAGACTGTATTACGGCTACACGCTATAAAAAAGAAACCTCAACCTGCTATCTGTGATACCTACGCAAGGGAAATCTCTATCATTCAATAAGCATTCAGCCCAGGTGCCGGGAAATGCTCCCAGGTTTGGAGGAAGCCTGAACAGCTCTTGGGTGAAGAAAGGTATCGGTGACAGAGAGATGACATCAAGCAGAACAAAGACAGCAGGCAAACA
The Coturnix japonica isolate 7356 chromosome 1, Coturnix japonica 2.1, whole genome shotgun sequence DNA segment above includes these coding regions:
- the RASL11A gene encoding ras-like protein family member 11A, which translates into the protein MRLPGMSQPFLLAPIAECSPGPPGSELRLAVLGARGVGKSALIVRFLTKRFIGDYEPNTGSLYSRLVRLDGEQVAVHIQDTPGCLQVQEDCVQAPDALSRCMKWAEGFLVVYSITDPGSYQAVRPLHQHIRQLHPDARIPIVVVGNKADLLHARQVQAKEGLQLANELGSLFLEISTSESSQGVCEVFQYLCREVSKLQHAERRRPSGIPRPRSPNMQDLKRRFKQALSPRVK
- the RPL21 gene encoding 60S ribosomal protein L21; amino-acid sequence: MTNTKGKRRGTRYMFSRPFRKHGVVPLATYMRIYKKGDIVDIKGMGTVQQGMPHKCYHGKTGRVYNVTQHAVGVIVNKKVKGKILAKRINVRIEHIKHSKSRDSFLQRVKENEKKKKEAKEKGIWVQLKRQPAPPREAHFVRTNGKDPELLEPIPYEFMA